One Acinetobacter pullicarnis genomic region harbors:
- the leuE gene encoding leucine efflux protein LeuE, with translation MFGITDLLSYIIGTIFIVILPGPNSIYVMSVASRFGVKTGYTAALGVFTGDLILILLTVLGAASLLHAFPWLFVLLKVVGASYLSYLGIRLGIAGVKTWRSSSKNRATAAPVSSKQFHPYRTALTISLLNPKAILFFLSFFIQFVDPNYPYPAISFALLSVMLQIVSMSYLTLLIFSGIKLAQYFNRHYKVAAVCVTGVGLMFCGFGIKLATSTLT, from the coding sequence GTGTTTGGCATCACTGATCTTCTCAGTTATATCATTGGGACAATTTTTATTGTTATCCTTCCTGGCCCGAATTCAATTTATGTCATGTCAGTTGCATCACGCTTTGGTGTCAAAACTGGATATACCGCTGCGCTCGGTGTTTTTACCGGTGATCTGATCTTAATCTTGTTGACGGTTTTAGGAGCTGCGTCGTTATTACATGCATTTCCTTGGCTTTTTGTCTTATTAAAAGTCGTAGGTGCCAGTTATTTATCTTATTTAGGGATACGCTTAGGGATCGCAGGGGTTAAAACTTGGCGCAGCAGCAGTAAAAACAGAGCCACCGCAGCACCAGTGAGCAGTAAACAATTTCATCCTTATCGAACTGCGCTCACCATTAGTTTGCTCAATCCCAAAGCCATTTTATTTTTCTTGTCTTTTTTCATCCAATTTGTCGACCCGAACTACCCTTATCCAGCCATAAGTTTTGCACTTCTATCGGTTATGCTGCAAATCGTTAGTATGAGTTATCTCACCTTACTGATTTTCTCAGGCATCAAACTCGCGCAATACTTTAACAGGCATTATAAAGTTGCTGCCGTCTGTGTGACTGGTGTTGGCCTAATGTTTTGTGGCTTCGGCATCAAACTCGCAACTTCGACCTTGACCTAA
- a CDS encoding benzoate/H(+) symporter BenE family transporter: MRKLSQDFSVPAVFAGFITFLIGISVSSILVIQAAQNLGANTAQISSWFWALGIGIGLCGLLLSWKFKYPVATSWSTAGLALIIASASGYSLEQAIGAFLICGLLTAILGFLGVFQRVLSYIPQSLTSAMLAGVLLKFGIGLFASLQNSWAFILSLLAIYILSKRLWPRYSIVITVIGSFMLSPFFLEIQPLHIQWGLTTPIWTTPAFSWSALFGLALPLFVINMASQYLPGIAMIKSYGYQPHVNQLIGWTGFAQTLLAPFGGFSINIAAISAAVSLDDQVHPDPSKRYIAGMSCGLFYIIMGLFAATLTSLLLSFPTLFIVALAGIALFGTIGHNIAIAFHDLQEREAALMTFLFSASGVQFFGIGSAFWGLLFGCVVSFIFKFKAKK; encoded by the coding sequence ATCCGTAAATTATCCCAAGATTTTTCAGTGCCAGCCGTATTCGCAGGCTTTATCACTTTTTTAATTGGCATTAGTGTTTCATCAATTTTAGTGATTCAAGCTGCACAAAACCTGGGAGCAAATACAGCGCAAATCAGCTCATGGTTTTGGGCATTGGGTATTGGCATCGGACTCTGCGGTCTATTACTGTCCTGGAAATTTAAATATCCAGTGGCAACCTCTTGGTCAACTGCGGGTTTGGCGCTGATCATCGCCAGTGCCAGTGGCTACAGTCTTGAACAAGCCATCGGTGCATTTTTGATTTGCGGCCTACTCACCGCAATACTCGGCTTTTTAGGTGTTTTTCAACGGGTTCTTTCCTATATTCCGCAAAGTCTCACCAGTGCAATGTTGGCAGGCGTTTTATTAAAGTTTGGGATTGGCTTATTTGCCAGCCTACAAAATAGCTGGGCTTTTATCCTTTCACTACTCGCCATCTATATTTTGTCAAAACGCCTTTGGCCACGTTATAGCATCGTTATTACTGTGATTGGCAGCTTCATGCTCAGCCCATTTTTCTTAGAAATTCAACCGCTTCACATTCAATGGGGCTTGACCACACCAATCTGGACGACCCCAGCTTTTAGTTGGTCTGCCTTGTTTGGTTTAGCCCTGCCACTGTTTGTCATCAACATGGCATCGCAGTATCTCCCAGGGATTGCCATGATTAAAAGCTATGGTTATCAACCGCATGTCAACCAATTGATTGGTTGGACTGGCTTTGCGCAAACGCTATTGGCCCCTTTCGGTGGCTTTAGTATCAATATTGCAGCAATTAGTGCTGCCGTAAGCTTAGATGATCAAGTCCACCCAGACCCGAGCAAACGCTATATCGCAGGAATGAGTTGTGGGTTGTTTTACATCATCATGGGCTTGTTTGCAGCAACCCTCACCAGTTTATTGCTCTCTTTTCCAACGCTGTTTATTGTGGCTTTGGCCGGTATCGCCTTATTTGGCACCATTGGTCATAACATTGCGATCGCCTTTCATGATCTGCAAGAACGTGAAGCGGCCTTAATGACATTTTTATTCAGTGCTTCTGGGGTACAATTCTTTGGTATTGGTTCTGCATTTTGGGGTTTATTGTTCGGCTGTGTGGTTTCATTTATTTTCAAATTTAAAGCCAAAAAATAA
- the map gene encoding type I methionyl aminopeptidase: MRATRVTIKTEDDIKKLRISGRLAAQVLEMIGPYVKAGVSTEYLDDICNDYIVNTLKVIPANVGYHGFTKTTCISPNQVVCHGIPSKDSILQDGDILNIDVAIIKDGYFGDTSRMYYVGAASAEATKLVETTYAAMRAGIHAVKPGATLGDIGFAIQSVAQAEGYSIVREYCGHGIGKVYHEQPDILHYGQCGTGLVLKTGMVFTIEPMVNLGKAGVKELKDGWTVVTRDGSLSAQWEHMVAVTETGFELLSPWPEGTGHYPAI; this comes from the coding sequence ATGCGTGCTACTCGCGTGACAATAAAAACAGAAGATGATATTAAAAAATTGCGTATTTCAGGGCGATTGGCTGCACAAGTGCTTGAAATGATCGGTCCTTATGTGAAAGCTGGAGTAAGTACTGAATATTTAGATGATATTTGCAATGACTATATTGTGAATACCTTAAAGGTGATTCCAGCCAATGTTGGCTATCATGGCTTTACCAAAACCACCTGCATTTCTCCAAACCAAGTGGTTTGTCATGGTATTCCTTCGAAAGACAGTATTTTACAAGATGGCGATATTTTGAATATTGATGTTGCCATTATTAAAGACGGTTATTTTGGGGATACCAGTCGCATGTATTATGTGGGCGCTGCTAGTGCAGAAGCCACTAAACTCGTTGAAACCACCTATGCTGCAATGCGTGCTGGGATCCATGCCGTAAAACCTGGTGCGACATTGGGTGATATTGGTTTTGCCATTCAAAGTGTTGCGCAAGCAGAAGGTTATAGTATTGTTCGAGAATACTGTGGTCATGGTATTGGCAAGGTTTATCATGAGCAACCCGATATTTTGCATTATGGACAGTGCGGTACCGGCTTAGTCTTAAAAACGGGCATGGTATTCACCATTGAGCCAATGGTGAATTTAGGTAAGGCTGGCGTGAAAGAGCTGAAAGATGGTTGGACTGTAGTTACCCGCGATGGTTCTTTATCTGCTCAATGGGAACACATGGTTGCAGTCACAGAAACTGGATTTGAGTTACTCTCACCATGGCCTGAAGGTACAGGGCATTATCCAGCAATCTAA
- the brnQ gene encoding branched-chain amino acid transport system II carrier protein, with amino-acid sequence MTTLRLRDIIALGFMTFALFIGAGNIIFPPIVAQQAGDQVWYAAFGFLITAVGLPVLTIIALSRTEGSIAILSAPLGKVASLILTVVCYLSVGPLFAIPRTATVSYEIGFSQMAASYFSNEHYSILIYSIIYFAVVTVVSLYPNKLLDSIGSVLAPLKIIALAILGIAAFMIPAMDISPAIGKYQSSPISEGFVSGYLTMDTLGALVFGIVIIHAIHSRGVTNQKLIIKYALIASIISGIGLTLVYLSLFKLGSGSHEIAANAQNGAVILHAYVEHAFGASGSIFLAIMIFLACIVTAIGLTCACAEYFSGLTGIPYKVLVFVFVIFSLLISNLGLTKLIAVSEPVLSAIYPPAIVVILLSFLAKYFKRPHSIFAPVTGVAFIFGIIEGIKVTQFNSILPQFLNNLPLSQQNLAWLLPTVIIFCICITLDKFTNCEKSN; translated from the coding sequence ATGACTACTCTTCGTTTAAGAGATATTATTGCACTGGGTTTTATGACCTTTGCCCTCTTCATTGGGGCTGGCAATATTATCTTCCCACCTATTGTTGCGCAACAAGCCGGTGATCAGGTTTGGTATGCCGCATTCGGTTTTCTCATCACCGCTGTTGGTTTACCCGTACTCACCATTATTGCGTTGTCTAGAACTGAAGGTTCAATCGCCATTTTAAGCGCACCACTTGGTAAAGTTGCCAGTTTAATTCTAACTGTCGTCTGCTATTTATCTGTGGGACCCTTATTTGCTATCCCGCGCACAGCCACCGTTTCTTATGAAATCGGTTTCTCGCAAATGGCGGCCTCCTATTTCAGCAATGAGCACTACAGTATTTTAATTTACAGCATCATTTATTTTGCTGTAGTGACTGTCGTCTCTCTCTACCCCAATAAATTACTGGACAGTATTGGGAGTGTCTTAGCGCCACTAAAAATTATTGCACTTGCCATTCTTGGTATTGCAGCCTTTATGATTCCTGCAATGGATATCTCACCTGCGATTGGTAAATATCAAAGTTCACCGATTTCTGAAGGTTTCGTTAGTGGCTATTTGACCATGGATACTTTGGGCGCACTGGTTTTTGGTATTGTCATTATCCATGCGATTCATTCTCGTGGCGTAACCAACCAAAAGTTGATTATTAAATATGCACTGATTGCCAGTATTATTTCAGGTATCGGCCTAACACTCGTTTATCTCAGTCTCTTTAAATTAGGTTCAGGCAGCCATGAAATTGCAGCCAATGCACAAAATGGTGCTGTGATTTTACATGCTTATGTAGAACATGCCTTTGGTGCGAGTGGTTCAATCTTTTTAGCGATTATGATTTTCTTGGCATGTATTGTCACCGCAATTGGTTTGACCTGTGCATGTGCAGAATATTTCTCTGGCCTCACCGGCATTCCCTATAAAGTTTTAGTCTTTGTATTTGTTATTTTTTCCTTACTGATTTCAAACTTAGGTTTGACTAAATTGATTGCCGTCTCTGAGCCGGTACTTTCTGCAATTTACCCCCCTGCAATCGTTGTGATTTTACTGAGCTTTTTGGCCAAGTATTTCAAGCGACCGCACTCTATCTTTGCACCCGTCACTGGCGTTGCATTTATATTCGGGATTATTGAGGGAATAAAAGTCACGCAGTTTAATTCGATCTTGCCACAGTTTCTAAATAATCTTCCACTCAGCCAACAAAATTTGGCTTGGCTGTTACCCACCGTCATCATATTTTGTATCTGCATTACCCTCGATAAGTTCACAAATTGTGAAAAATCGAACTAA
- a CDS encoding alpha/beta hydrolase family protein — protein MKKFEPINITCKDGYQLSGQYYSANPLAQSAQTQSHPILICPATGITKVFYNAFAEWLTDQGFNVLSFDFRGIGESLHGALKNSTASIQDWGQLDIPAAIETLLNKTQAEKVILIGHSAGGQLLGIAPNHKKVARVIGVSCSTGYLKGLKGRTKFLGPVMFNVIFPISSLLKGYGATKFIGMGENLPKQVAKQWAQFCGQPGYVTNAIGKTIFEDFHHEIQCPITVYWSSDDQIATEANVKDLLSLYPNANTQMHELKPNQLGFAQIGHMLMFKKSHNQIWPLITQEILSQA, from the coding sequence ATGAAAAAGTTCGAACCGATTAATATCACCTGTAAAGATGGTTACCAGCTGAGTGGCCAGTATTATTCAGCCAATCCACTAGCACAGTCTGCTCAAACGCAATCCCACCCAATCCTCATTTGCCCTGCCACAGGTATTACCAAAGTATTTTATAATGCCTTTGCCGAATGGTTAACCGATCAAGGCTTTAATGTATTGAGCTTCGATTTTCGTGGTATTGGCGAATCACTGCATGGTGCACTCAAAAATAGTACGGCCAGCATTCAAGACTGGGGCCAACTCGATATTCCAGCCGCGATCGAAACGCTATTAAACAAAACTCAAGCTGAAAAAGTTATTCTGATTGGGCATAGCGCTGGCGGGCAATTATTGGGTATTGCCCCCAATCATAAAAAAGTTGCGCGTGTCATTGGTGTCTCTTGTTCAACGGGTTATTTAAAAGGCTTAAAAGGTCGCACCAAATTCCTCGGCCCTGTGATGTTTAACGTTATTTTTCCTATTTCCAGTTTACTTAAAGGCTATGGTGCGACTAAATTTATCGGTATGGGTGAAAACTTACCCAAACAAGTCGCCAAACAATGGGCCCAATTTTGTGGTCAACCTGGTTATGTAACCAATGCCATTGGAAAAACCATTTTCGAAGATTTTCATCATGAGATTCAATGTCCAATCACCGTATATTGGAGCTCGGACGATCAAATTGCAACTGAAGCTAATGTCAAAGACCTGCTTAGTCTATATCCAAATGCAAACACTCAAATGCATGAGCTTAAACCAAATCAACTAGGCTTTGCACAGATTGGGCATATGCTGATGTTTAAAAAATCGCATAACCAGATTTGGCCACTGATTACACAGGAGATCCTGAGCCAAGCCTAA
- a CDS encoding LysR substrate-binding domain-containing protein — protein MNELRRLDLNLLLSLDALLSDPHLTRAAERLNKSQPALSHDLAKLRIVFNDQLLLREGRGLCLSPKATQMKMAVKNILENIQQLILDQEFKPEASQRRFRLAMSDYGSSVILTKLLPIIRQYAPHIKIEVVQLSRRMMMEQVIEGQLDLAFGVFNQARPKYIQQKILFKERFISVMDRQFLGEAATLDLDTWLNYPHILVAVQTFAADEIDRVLAEIGRQRNIHLILPHWSVAAEVLLGTDLILTVAEKTIQTGRFPKQLTCFTPPLSIPQFDFSMIWHRNKDSDPALQWLLGVIQTLMQSESRMDDC, from the coding sequence ATGAATGAATTAAGACGGTTAGACCTCAACTTGTTGTTGAGTTTGGATGCCTTACTGAGCGATCCACATTTAACCCGTGCTGCTGAGCGCTTGAATAAGAGTCAGCCAGCTTTAAGTCATGATTTAGCCAAACTTAGAATTGTTTTTAACGACCAGTTGTTGTTAAGAGAAGGCCGTGGATTGTGTTTAAGTCCAAAAGCGACACAAATGAAAATGGCTGTAAAAAATATACTTGAGAATATTCAGCAGCTTATTTTAGATCAAGAGTTTAAACCAGAGGCATCTCAACGTCGTTTTCGATTGGCAATGTCGGATTATGGCAGTAGCGTGATATTGACCAAGTTATTGCCAATTATTCGTCAATATGCACCACATATTAAAATTGAGGTTGTACAGCTGAGTAGGCGCATGATGATGGAACAGGTCATTGAAGGGCAGTTGGATTTAGCCTTTGGGGTGTTTAATCAGGCACGACCTAAATATATACAGCAAAAAATTCTATTCAAAGAGCGGTTTATCAGTGTGATGGATCGTCAGTTTTTAGGAGAAGCAGCAACTTTAGATCTGGATACTTGGTTGAATTATCCGCATATTTTGGTTGCAGTACAGACTTTTGCTGCAGATGAAATCGATCGAGTACTGGCCGAAATAGGAAGGCAGCGCAATATACACTTGATATTGCCACATTGGAGTGTGGCCGCTGAGGTCTTATTGGGGACTGATTTGATTTTAACGGTAGCCGAAAAAACCATTCAGACTGGCAGATTTCCAAAGCAATTGACATGCTTCACTCCACCACTTTCAATTCCTCAATTTGATTTCAGTATGATTTGGCATCGAAATAAAGATTCTGATCCAGCATTACAATGGTTGCTTGGCGTAATTCAGACGCTGATGCAAAGTGAAAGTCGGATGGATGATTGTTAA
- a CDS encoding MarR family winged helix-turn-helix transcriptional regulator: protein MTKKFAKFLPSAEDFNIENFPYYWITQVHAQYVLNVDHVLKKYGVDNSRRRLLVTLKAKPHASVSELSELIVSKMSTTTKIVYRLKEEGFVDTYSCENDARITRVFLTEAGIAMTQKIYDLMSVVLEQSFDGLTPLQIEKMMENLKHMFKNLAH from the coding sequence ATGACCAAGAAATTTGCGAAATTTTTACCTTCGGCGGAAGATTTCAATATTGAGAATTTCCCCTATTATTGGATTACTCAAGTCCATGCACAATATGTGTTAAATGTTGATCATGTACTGAAAAAATACGGCGTAGATAACTCTAGAAGACGTCTATTGGTAACCCTTAAAGCCAAACCACATGCAAGTGTTTCAGAGCTTTCCGAGTTAATTGTTTCTAAGATGTCAACCACAACTAAAATCGTTTATCGGCTAAAAGAAGAAGGTTTTGTTGATACATATTCTTGTGAAAATGATGCGCGTATTACCCGTGTTTTTCTCACAGAAGCAGGCATTGCAATGACCCAAAAAATCTATGATCTAATGTCAGTGGTATTAGAACAATCTTTTGATGGCCTAACCCCATTACAAATTGAGAAAATGATGGAAAACTTAAAACATATGTTTAAGAACCTTGCCCATTAA
- the mnmG gene encoding tRNA uridine-5-carboxymethylaminomethyl(34) synthesis enzyme MnmG: MHYPKVYDVIVIGGGHAGTEAALAAARMGRQTLLLTHNIETLGQMSCNPAIGGIGKSHLVREIDALGGAMALAADKSGIQFRILNSRKGAAVRATRAQADRVRFKAAIRYTLENQKNLDIFQQSADDLIVEGDTVKGVVTQMGIHFDAKTVVLTTGTFLGGIIHVGLEQSRGGRAGDPPSIALADRLRELNLPVGRLKTGTPPRIDARSVDFSVMTPQPGDFPSPTMSFLGDVSMHPEQINCYITHTNEQTHEIIRGGLDRSPMYTGVIEGVGPRYCPSIEDKIHRFSDKNSHQIFLEPEGLDTHELYPNGISTSLPFDVQFELVRSIRGMENAHILRPGYAIEYDYFNPQALKFTLETKAIQNLYFAGQINGTTGYEEAGAQGVLAGLNAARRAWDQEQWTPKRDEAYMGVLVDDLITLGTKEPYRMFTSRAEYRLMLREDNADQRLTAIGRELGLVDDQRWAAYSEKMEAVERETARLQHLWAAPNNPMGKKFVEMTGADLSKECSAIDLLKRPNVHFTEIAALTGSEVSAQVGEQIEISVKYEGYIHRQHEDVAQLKRLEETKIPTDFDYDNISGLSREITQKLKAVYPETLAQAGRIPGVTPAAVQVIMVMIRKQHAAKKSA, from the coding sequence ATGCATTATCCTAAAGTTTATGATGTCATTGTTATCGGTGGCGGTCACGCAGGTACTGAAGCTGCATTAGCAGCAGCGCGCATGGGGCGACAGACATTGCTCTTGACGCATAACATTGAAACTTTGGGGCAGATGAGTTGTAACCCAGCAATTGGTGGAATCGGAAAATCTCATCTGGTCCGCGAAATTGATGCTTTAGGTGGTGCAATGGCATTGGCTGCCGATAAAAGTGGGATTCAATTTCGAATATTAAATTCACGTAAAGGTGCGGCAGTACGTGCAACACGTGCTCAGGCTGATCGTGTACGCTTTAAAGCTGCAATTCGTTATACGTTGGAAAATCAAAAAAACCTAGATATATTTCAACAGTCTGCAGATGACCTCATTGTAGAAGGTGATACCGTTAAGGGTGTTGTTACCCAAATGGGCATCCATTTTGACGCAAAAACAGTGGTTTTAACCACAGGTACTTTCCTTGGTGGAATTATCCACGTTGGTTTGGAGCAGTCGCGTGGTGGTCGTGCTGGTGATCCACCGTCAATTGCATTAGCAGATCGTTTAAGAGAATTAAATCTTCCGGTCGGTCGTTTGAAAACGGGTACACCACCTCGAATCGATGCACGCTCAGTAGATTTCTCAGTCATGACGCCACAGCCAGGTGATTTCCCATCTCCGACCATGTCGTTCTTGGGTGATGTGAGTATGCATCCCGAGCAAATCAACTGTTATATTACGCATACCAACGAGCAGACCCATGAAATTATTCGTGGTGGCTTAGACCGCTCACCCATGTATACCGGGGTGATCGAAGGCGTTGGTCCGCGTTATTGCCCATCAATTGAAGATAAAATTCATCGTTTTTCAGATAAAAATTCACATCAAATCTTTTTAGAGCCAGAGGGTTTAGATACACACGAACTTTATCCGAATGGTATTTCGACTTCATTGCCTTTTGATGTGCAGTTCGAGTTGGTGCGTTCAATCCGCGGTATGGAAAATGCACACATTTTAAGACCGGGCTATGCGATTGAATATGATTATTTCAATCCACAAGCACTGAAATTTACCTTGGAAACCAAAGCGATTCAAAACCTTTACTTTGCTGGTCAAATTAATGGCACCACAGGTTATGAAGAAGCCGGTGCGCAAGGGGTCTTGGCTGGTTTGAACGCCGCCCGTCGTGCATGGGATCAAGAACAATGGACACCAAAACGAGATGAAGCCTATATGGGCGTGTTGGTTGATGACTTGATTACGCTAGGGACCAAAGAACCCTATCGGATGTTTACCTCACGTGCAGAATATCGTTTGATGTTGCGTGAAGACAATGCAGATCAACGTTTGACTGCGATTGGTCGTGAACTTGGTTTGGTTGATGACCAGCGTTGGGCGGCTTATAGCGAAAAAATGGAAGCGGTTGAGCGAGAGACAGCACGTTTACAACATCTATGGGCGGCACCAAACAACCCAATGGGTAAAAAGTTTGTAGAAATGACGGGTGCTGACTTAAGTAAAGAATGTAGTGCAATTGATTTACTCAAACGTCCGAATGTTCATTTTACAGAAATTGCAGCGCTAACAGGTTCTGAAGTTTCCGCACAAGTGGGCGAGCAAATTGAGATTTCGGTGAAATATGAAGGTTATATTCATCGTCAGCATGAAGATGTTGCACAGTTAAAACGTCTAGAGGAAACTAAAATTCCGACAGACTTTGATTATGACAACATTTCAGGCTTGTCACGTGAAATTACCCAGAAATTAAAAGCGGTTTATCCAGAAACCTTGGCACAAGCGGGGCGTATTCCTGGTGTGACACCGGCTGCAGTCCAAGTGATTATGGTCATGATTCGTAAGCAACATGCCGCCAAGAAAAGTGCTTAG
- a CDS encoding bile acid:sodium symporter family protein: MDSGIITIFLPLALAIIMAGLGLELRPKDFARVTQHPKAVILALLCQLVVLTSIAFLICKLLALPPLLAVGLMLLAASPGGPTANLFSYLYKGDIALNITLTAVNSVIAAFTLPLIVNFAIAHFIQDGQHVGLQFSKILQVFLIILIPVGIGMLVRRYAENVAERLNKPVRIFAVVFLILIIIAAVLKERHNMMAYIGQVGIATLLFCIVSLTIGYFVPRLFGIPAFQAKACAFEIGIHNSTLAMTIALTVIAIPAVAMPAAIYSMFMYIFAAIFGTLINRFSAGDENLAELTPPTSAQG, translated from the coding sequence ATGGATTCAGGGATCATTACCATATTTTTACCACTTGCATTGGCTATTATTATGGCGGGGCTAGGCTTAGAGCTTCGCCCCAAAGATTTTGCACGTGTCACACAACACCCCAAAGCAGTTATTTTAGCTTTGCTCTGTCAGCTGGTCGTGCTAACCAGTATTGCCTTCCTGATTTGTAAGCTACTGGCTCTTCCGCCATTGTTAGCCGTTGGATTAATGTTACTTGCGGCATCCCCAGGTGGGCCAACCGCCAACTTATTCAGTTATCTCTATAAAGGTGATATTGCCTTAAATATTACCTTAACAGCGGTGAATTCAGTGATTGCTGCATTTACCCTCCCCTTAATTGTGAATTTCGCAATTGCACATTTCATCCAAGATGGCCAACACGTGGGCTTACAGTTCTCTAAAATTTTACAGGTATTTTTGATTATTCTAATTCCGGTGGGCATCGGGATGTTAGTACGCCGCTATGCAGAGAATGTAGCAGAACGTCTTAACAAACCGGTTCGTATTTTTGCTGTGGTTTTTCTCATTCTGATTATTATTGCTGCAGTCCTAAAAGAACGTCATAACATGATGGCCTATATTGGTCAGGTCGGTATTGCAACGCTACTCTTCTGTATTGTAAGTTTAACGATTGGCTATTTCGTGCCACGTTTATTTGGAATTCCCGCTTTTCAAGCTAAGGCTTGCGCCTTTGAAATTGGGATACATAACAGCACTTTAGCCATGACCATAGCCTTGACTGTGATTGCGATTCCAGCCGTTGCCATGCCGGCAGCCATCTATTCCATGTTTATGTATATATTCGCAGCGATCTTTGGGACATTAATCAACCGCTTTAGCGCAGGTGATGAAAATCTCGCTGAGCTCACGCCCCCAACATCCGCGCAAGGCTAA
- the prmA gene encoding 50S ribosomal protein L11 methyltransferase — MKWLQIHITVDQAQVEFTETLLSSLGAVSVTLDDAENQDLLEPLPGETPLWNKVIVTGIYAQEDDEQLDVAALETFITAQMPNTPIRSEFLEDQVWERSWMDYYEPIQIGEKFWIVPEWLEPPESDAVNIKLDPGLAFGTGNHASTFLCLQWLGKTDLKDKVVIDYGCGSGILGVAALLLGAKKVYATDIDPQAVLATRQNAELNGVLDGLFVDLPEAFNLAFAAQQADVLVANILAGPLMALAEDFSTLIKPQAEFALAGVIEEQVEDVSKVYSQFFEVLDVEKREENWCRISGKRL, encoded by the coding sequence GTGAAGTGGTTACAAATTCATATTACAGTTGATCAAGCTCAGGTTGAATTCACAGAAACCCTGCTCAGCTCTTTAGGCGCCGTCAGTGTGACATTGGACGATGCCGAAAATCAGGATTTACTTGAACCGTTACCAGGTGAAACACCGCTCTGGAATAAAGTCATTGTGACTGGCATCTACGCCCAAGAAGATGATGAGCAACTTGATGTTGCCGCCTTAGAAACATTTATTACAGCACAAATGCCAAATACGCCAATTCGCAGCGAATTCTTAGAAGATCAAGTCTGGGAACGCTCATGGATGGATTATTATGAGCCAATTCAAATTGGTGAGAAATTCTGGATTGTTCCTGAATGGTTAGAACCACCTGAATCTGATGCAGTAAATATCAAACTTGATCCAGGCTTGGCCTTTGGTACGGGTAATCATGCCAGTACTTTCCTTTGCCTACAGTGGTTAGGTAAAACAGACTTAAAAGACAAAGTCGTCATCGATTATGGATGTGGTTCAGGTATTTTAGGCGTTGCTGCATTATTATTGGGTGCGAAAAAAGTGTATGCCACCGATATTGACCCACAAGCTGTCTTAGCCACCCGTCAAAATGCCGAACTGAATGGCGTATTAGATGGCTTATTCGTCGATTTACCTGAAGCATTTAATCTTGCCTTTGCAGCCCAGCAAGCCGATGTACTGGTTGCAAATATTTTAGCTGGTCCACTCATGGCTTTGGCAGAAGATTTCTCCACGCTCATCAAGCCACAAGCTGAGTTTGCTTTAGCGGGTGTAATCGAAGAGCAAGTGGAAGATGTTTCCAAAGTCTATTCGCAATTCTTTGAAGTGTTAGACGTTGAAAAACGTGAAGAAAACTGGTGCCGTATCTCTGGTAAGCGTTTATAA